GGAAGACTTCCTCTAGAGGAGCTTATAACCTTTTGTGCTAAAAGAAATATAAGTATAAACTGGCTTTTGTTTGATCAAAGTCCCGAATCTTTGTGTGAACCTACTCAGAAATTTGCCTATATAAGATATTTTAAAGATATAAACGCAAGTGCTGGTGGCGGTGCTATTAACTATGAAGAGGAGGCTCAAAAGCTCTATCTTGATAGGGAATTAGAAGAGTTTTTAGGAAAAGAGAATATTAAAAATATAGAGGCTCTAAATCTCATAGGAGACTCTATGGAGCCTCTTTTGAAAGATGGAAGCATAGTTTTTATAGATAAAAGTAAAAGAGATATTAAAAAAGGGGGTATTTTCGTTTTGGCGACAAATGCCGGAGTTTTTATAAAAAGAGTGATC
This Nitrosophilus labii DNA region includes the following protein-coding sequences:
- a CDS encoding LexA family transcriptional regulator, which encodes MLSFVEVMERVKDILSRELGEKKVYDKDVAAALGISKEHFSMMKKRGRLPLEELITFCAKRNISINWLLFDQSPESLCEPTQKFAYIRYFKDINASAGGGAINYEEEAQKLYLDRELEEFLGKENIKNIEALNLIGDSMEPLLKDGSIVFIDKSKRDIKKGGIFVLATNAGVFIKRVILKTDGSIELISENSLYPKETLAFDEVKIIGKVIGSLEKI